From Caloenas nicobarica isolate bCalNic1 chromosome 18, bCalNic1.hap1, whole genome shotgun sequence, a single genomic window includes:
- the LOC135996114 gene encoding cytochrome c oxidase assembly protein COX11, mitochondrial, producing MGLCGRGWARCGALRLLGGPRPFWALALSRALPLRPCRSAGWAPPRPEGKAGYGLWAGGQAPAPRGARGLRSSNPFTRGQEEEWRRRNRSALAYIAAAAVGMLGMSYAAVPLYRLYCQTTGLGGTTGTGHGSEHIERMEPVRERVVRVTFNADVHSSLQWSFRPQQSEIYVVPGETALAFYKAKNPTDKPIIGISTYNVIPFEAGQYFNKIQCFCFEEQRLNPQEEVDMPVFFYIDPEFVEDPKMAKVDLITLSYTFFEAKEGQKLPLPGYQ from the exons ATGGGGCTGTGCGGGCGGGGCTGGGCGCGCTGCGGGGCCCTGCGGCTCCTCGGGGGGCCGCGTCCCTTCTGGGCGCTGGCGCTGAGCCGGGCCCTTCCCCTCCGGCCGTGCCGTTCCGCAGGGTGGGCGCCCCCGCGGCCGGAGGGCAAGGCCGGGTACGGGCTCTGGGCGGGCGGGCAagcgccggccccgcgggggGCCCGCGGGCTGCGGAGCTCCAACCCCTTCACCCgcgggcaggaggaggagtggCGGCGCCGGAACCGCTCGGCACTGGCCTAcatcgccgccgccgccgtggGCATGCTGGGCATGTCGTACGCGGCCGTGCCGCTCTACCGCCTCTACTGCCAG acCACGGGCCTGGGCGGCACGACGGGCACCGGGCACGGCTCGGAGCACATCGAGCGCATGGAGCCGGTGCGGGAGCGGGTCGTCAGGGTGACTTTCAACGCGGACGTGCACTCCAGCCTGCAGTGGAGCTTCAGGCCCCAGCAGAGCGAGATCTAC GTGGTACCAGGAGAGACCGCGCTGGCATTTTATAAAGCGAAGAATCCTACTGACAAACCAATAATTGGAATCTCTACCTACAATGTAATACCTTTTGAAGCAGGAcagtatttcaataaaatacaa tgtttttgttttgaagaacagCGGCTAAATCCTCAAGAGGAAGTGGACATGCCTGTCTTTTTCTACATTGATCCAGAATTTGTAGAGGACCCTAAAATGGCTAAAGTTGATTTGATCACCCTCTCTTACACCTTTTTTGAAGCAAAGGAAGGACAGAAGTTACCGCTTCCTGGATATCAGTAA
- the STXBP4 gene encoding syntaxin-binding protein 4 isoform X3 has translation MCSTNPLTNPDKKTIMGPHGINRAVHRISFSDCQNGLGVKIIGGYRAQTAEDYGIFIKRILPGGVAAVDSRLLAGDLILDVNGENLIGVTNERAVDILRTASASNHMSLLVARDEEAKKQFHDLMDKYGSHSDTSSARSSPTQLLAAKSIDSPSSGSSSRSQSPQLHPKDNITTISKNNSVPAPSPNLAKDSAFQIISICKGTSLGLNIVGGINRNEGPLVYIQEIIPGGDCHKDGRLRPGDQLVSINKESMIGVSYEEAKTIINRTKMRFESFWEIAFIRQKNIPSYPENLQRPSSLLTPSVANGEQQAAVLSSLASPNGKLVSTFTPNAMETGVKTGQQSPISSLDSSPADVSATVIALSQNDDYELQGRESTIHLKAEKLERALNYLGIQPTDEQQQALRQQLQKDSKGTVSFGDFAEVSRNLLSMQLNATDDGQKSVTFGVNEIASLLDSQSVTCDSLEDDMERLKKERNEALKEISKLKEKLSESVNLQKQLTEELQRVKQEAKAAVEETRALRSRIHLAEAAQRQARGMEMDYEEVIRLLEAEIVELKAQLTDHSGQNKDNIQDLRKRVTVLDCQLRKSESARKTFEVATEKLLQFVEVVHEILSDNSTSSAVLSDRRTALSTKALLARLGRIGPTVTTALAAEARDLAKSVRAILEVDCLPYGWEEAYTADGIKYFINHVTQTTSWIHPVTSALSLLCSEDDDDGIRELPGSKS, from the exons ATGTGCAGTACAAATCCCCTAACAAATCCAGATAAAAA GACTATTATGGGCCCTCATGGAATCAATCGAGCTGTTCACcgcatttctttttctgattgtCAAAATGGATTAG gAGTTAAAATTATTGGAGGTTATCGGGCACAAACAGCAGAAGATTATGGGATTTTCATAAAGAGAATTCTACCCGGAGGGGTTGCTGCTGTAGATA GCCGTTTGCTCGCTGGTGACCTCATTTTGGATGTCAACGGAGAAAACCTAATTGGAGTAACTAATGAAAG GGCTGTTGACATCTTGCGAACAGCATCAGCTTCTAATCACATGTCTCTGCTTGTTGCCAGAGATGAAGAAGCaaa GAAACAATTTCATGACCTGATGGATAAGTATGGCTCTCACAGCGACACCAGCTCTGCAAGAAGTTCTCCAACACAACTATTAGCTG CAAAATCTATAGACAGCCCTTCTTCTGGGTCATCCTCAAGGTCACAGAGTCCTCAGTTGCATCCGAAGGATAATATCACCACCATCAGCAAAAATAATTCCGTCCCAGCACCATCTCCAAATCTGGCAAA gGATAGTGCATTTCAGATTATCTCTATTTGCAAAGGAACAAGCCTGGGTTTGAATATTGTAGGAGGAATTAACAGAAATGAAGGGCCCTTAGTATATATTCAAGAAATTATCCCTGGTGGTGATTGTCATAAG GATGGACGATTGAGACCTGGAGATCAACTTGTATCCATAAACAAAGAGTCAATGATTGGTGTTTCCTATGAAGAGGCAAAAACTATAATCAACAGAACAAAGATGAG ATTTGAAAGTTTTTGGGAAATAGCTTTTATTAGACAAAAGAATATTCCCAGTTATCCAGAGAATCTGCAACGTCCTTCCAGTCTCTTAACACCTTCTGTAGCAAATGGAGAGCAACAGGCTGCAGTACTTAGTTCTCTTGCGTCTCCTAATGGGAAGCTTGTTTCAACGTTCACTCCGAATGCT aTGGAAACTGGAGTCAAGACAGGACAGCAATCTCCGATTTCTTCTCTAGACAGCAGTCCTGCTGATGTGTCTGCCACTG TTATTGCCCTGAGCCAGAATGATGACTATGAGCTGCAAGGAAGGGAGTCTACTATTCAtctcaaagcagaaaagctggagagg GCATTGAATTATCTTGGGATTCAGCCCACAGATGAACAGCAGCAGGCCCTGAGGCAGCAACTTCAGAAAGATTCTAAAGGAACAGTGTCTTTTGGAG ATTTTGCTGAAGTTTCGAGGAATCTGCTCTCTATGCAGTTGAATGCGACAGATGATGGCCAAAAATCTGTGACATTTGGGGTCAATGAAATTGCCAGCTTACTGGATTCACAG TCTGTAACCTGTGATTCTTTGGAGGATGACATGGAAAGacttaagaaagaaagaaatgaagctttaaaagaaattagtaaattaaag GAAAAATTGTCTGAATCCGTGAATTTACAGAAACAGTTAACAGAGGAGCTACAAAGAGTCAAGCAA GAAGCCAAGGCAGCTGTAGAAGAGACGCGAGCCCTGCGAAGCAGGATTCACCTGGCAGAAGCGGCACAAAGGCAAGCTCGTGGGATGGAGATGGACTATGAAGAAGTAATTCGCCTATTAGAAGCTGAAATTGTAGAGCTGAAGGCTCAGCTCACTGATCATTCTGGCCAAAATAAA GATAACATCCAAGACTTGAGAAAGAGAGTTACAGTGCTTGACTGCCAGCTGCGGAAATCTGAGTCGGCCAGGAAGACCTTTGAGGTGGCTACTGAAAAATTGCTGCAATTCGTAGAG GTTGTGCATGAAATACTTTCAGATAACTCTACTTCTTCGGCAGTTTTAAG TGACAGAAGAACAGCACTGTCTACTAAAGCACTCCTTGCACGCCTGGGAAGGATTGGACCTACTGTCACAACAGCCCTTGCAGCAGAAGCCAGAGACCTTGCCAAGTCCGTCCGTGCCATTTTGGAAGTAGATT
- the STXBP4 gene encoding syntaxin-binding protein 4 isoform X1, translating into MSLLSPGDEDEPERFDGLSLLYWTIMGPHGINRAVHRISFSDCQNGLGVKIIGGYRAQTAEDYGIFIKRILPGGVAAVDSRLLAGDLILDVNGENLIGVTNERAVDILRTASASNHMSLLVARDEEAKKQFHDLMDKYGSHSDTSSARSSPTQLLAAKSIDSPSSGSSSRSQSPQLHPKDNITTISKNNSVPAPSPNLAKDSAFQIISICKGTSLGLNIVGGINRNEGPLVYIQEIIPGGDCHKDGRLRPGDQLVSINKESMIGVSYEEAKTIINRTKMRFESFWEIAFIRQKNIPSYPENLQRPSSLLTPSVANGEQQAAVLSSLASPNGKLVSTFTPNAMETGVKTGQQSPISSLDSSPADVSATVIALSQNDDYELQGRESTIHLKAEKLERALNYLGIQPTDEQQQALRQQLQKDSKGTVSFGDFAEVSRNLLSMQLNATDDGQKSVTFGVNEIASLLDSQSVTCDSLEDDMERLKKERNEALKEISKLKEKLSESVNLQKQLTEELQRVKQEAKAAVEETRALRSRIHLAEAAQRQARGMEMDYEEVIRLLEAEIVELKAQLTDHSGQNKDNIQDLRKRVTVLDCQLRKSESARKTFEVATEKLLQFVEVVHEILSDNSTSSAVLSDRRTALSTKALLARLGRIGPTVTTALAAEARDLAKSVRAILEVDCLPYGWEEAYTADGIKYFINHVTQTTSWIHPVTSALSLLCSEDDDDGIRELPGSKS; encoded by the exons ATGTCCTTGCTCTCACCAGGAGATGAAGATGAACCCGAGCGTTTCGATGGTCTTTCTCTCTTATACTG GACTATTATGGGCCCTCATGGAATCAATCGAGCTGTTCACcgcatttctttttctgattgtCAAAATGGATTAG gAGTTAAAATTATTGGAGGTTATCGGGCACAAACAGCAGAAGATTATGGGATTTTCATAAAGAGAATTCTACCCGGAGGGGTTGCTGCTGTAGATA GCCGTTTGCTCGCTGGTGACCTCATTTTGGATGTCAACGGAGAAAACCTAATTGGAGTAACTAATGAAAG GGCTGTTGACATCTTGCGAACAGCATCAGCTTCTAATCACATGTCTCTGCTTGTTGCCAGAGATGAAGAAGCaaa GAAACAATTTCATGACCTGATGGATAAGTATGGCTCTCACAGCGACACCAGCTCTGCAAGAAGTTCTCCAACACAACTATTAGCTG CAAAATCTATAGACAGCCCTTCTTCTGGGTCATCCTCAAGGTCACAGAGTCCTCAGTTGCATCCGAAGGATAATATCACCACCATCAGCAAAAATAATTCCGTCCCAGCACCATCTCCAAATCTGGCAAA gGATAGTGCATTTCAGATTATCTCTATTTGCAAAGGAACAAGCCTGGGTTTGAATATTGTAGGAGGAATTAACAGAAATGAAGGGCCCTTAGTATATATTCAAGAAATTATCCCTGGTGGTGATTGTCATAAG GATGGACGATTGAGACCTGGAGATCAACTTGTATCCATAAACAAAGAGTCAATGATTGGTGTTTCCTATGAAGAGGCAAAAACTATAATCAACAGAACAAAGATGAG ATTTGAAAGTTTTTGGGAAATAGCTTTTATTAGACAAAAGAATATTCCCAGTTATCCAGAGAATCTGCAACGTCCTTCCAGTCTCTTAACACCTTCTGTAGCAAATGGAGAGCAACAGGCTGCAGTACTTAGTTCTCTTGCGTCTCCTAATGGGAAGCTTGTTTCAACGTTCACTCCGAATGCT aTGGAAACTGGAGTCAAGACAGGACAGCAATCTCCGATTTCTTCTCTAGACAGCAGTCCTGCTGATGTGTCTGCCACTG TTATTGCCCTGAGCCAGAATGATGACTATGAGCTGCAAGGAAGGGAGTCTACTATTCAtctcaaagcagaaaagctggagagg GCATTGAATTATCTTGGGATTCAGCCCACAGATGAACAGCAGCAGGCCCTGAGGCAGCAACTTCAGAAAGATTCTAAAGGAACAGTGTCTTTTGGAG ATTTTGCTGAAGTTTCGAGGAATCTGCTCTCTATGCAGTTGAATGCGACAGATGATGGCCAAAAATCTGTGACATTTGGGGTCAATGAAATTGCCAGCTTACTGGATTCACAG TCTGTAACCTGTGATTCTTTGGAGGATGACATGGAAAGacttaagaaagaaagaaatgaagctttaaaagaaattagtaaattaaag GAAAAATTGTCTGAATCCGTGAATTTACAGAAACAGTTAACAGAGGAGCTACAAAGAGTCAAGCAA GAAGCCAAGGCAGCTGTAGAAGAGACGCGAGCCCTGCGAAGCAGGATTCACCTGGCAGAAGCGGCACAAAGGCAAGCTCGTGGGATGGAGATGGACTATGAAGAAGTAATTCGCCTATTAGAAGCTGAAATTGTAGAGCTGAAGGCTCAGCTCACTGATCATTCTGGCCAAAATAAA GATAACATCCAAGACTTGAGAAAGAGAGTTACAGTGCTTGACTGCCAGCTGCGGAAATCTGAGTCGGCCAGGAAGACCTTTGAGGTGGCTACTGAAAAATTGCTGCAATTCGTAGAG GTTGTGCATGAAATACTTTCAGATAACTCTACTTCTTCGGCAGTTTTAAG TGACAGAAGAACAGCACTGTCTACTAAAGCACTCCTTGCACGCCTGGGAAGGATTGGACCTACTGTCACAACAGCCCTTGCAGCAGAAGCCAGAGACCTTGCCAAGTCCGTCCGTGCCATTTTGGAAGTAGATT
- the STXBP4 gene encoding syntaxin-binding protein 4 isoform X2, translating into MSLLSPGDEDEPERFDGLSLLYWTIMGPHGINRAVHRISFSDCQNGLGVKIIGGYRAQTAEDYGIFIKRILPGGVAAVDSRLLAGDLILDVNGENLIGVTNERAVDILRTASASNHMSLLVARDEEAKKQFHDLMDKYGSHSDTSSARSSPTQLLAAKSIDSPSSGSSSRSQSPQLHPKDNITTISKNNSVPAPSPNLAKDSAFQIISICKGTSLGLNIVGGINRNEGPLVYIQEIIPGGDCHKDGRLRPGDQLVSINKESMIGVSYEEAKTIINRTKMRFESFWEIAFIRQKNIPSYPENLQRPSSLLTPSVANGEQQAAVLSSLASPNGKLVSTFTPNAMETGVKTGQQSPISSLDSSPADVSATVIALSQNDDYELQGRESTIHLKAEKLERPTDEQQQALRQQLQKDSKGTVSFGDFAEVSRNLLSMQLNATDDGQKSVTFGVNEIASLLDSQSVTCDSLEDDMERLKKERNEALKEISKLKEKLSESVNLQKQLTEELQRVKQEAKAAVEETRALRSRIHLAEAAQRQARGMEMDYEEVIRLLEAEIVELKAQLTDHSGQNKDNIQDLRKRVTVLDCQLRKSESARKTFEVATEKLLQFVEVVHEILSDNSTSSAVLSDRRTALSTKALLARLGRIGPTVTTALAAEARDLAKSVRAILEVDCLPYGWEEAYTADGIKYFINHVTQTTSWIHPVTSALSLLCSEDDDDGIRELPGSKS; encoded by the exons ATGTCCTTGCTCTCACCAGGAGATGAAGATGAACCCGAGCGTTTCGATGGTCTTTCTCTCTTATACTG GACTATTATGGGCCCTCATGGAATCAATCGAGCTGTTCACcgcatttctttttctgattgtCAAAATGGATTAG gAGTTAAAATTATTGGAGGTTATCGGGCACAAACAGCAGAAGATTATGGGATTTTCATAAAGAGAATTCTACCCGGAGGGGTTGCTGCTGTAGATA GCCGTTTGCTCGCTGGTGACCTCATTTTGGATGTCAACGGAGAAAACCTAATTGGAGTAACTAATGAAAG GGCTGTTGACATCTTGCGAACAGCATCAGCTTCTAATCACATGTCTCTGCTTGTTGCCAGAGATGAAGAAGCaaa GAAACAATTTCATGACCTGATGGATAAGTATGGCTCTCACAGCGACACCAGCTCTGCAAGAAGTTCTCCAACACAACTATTAGCTG CAAAATCTATAGACAGCCCTTCTTCTGGGTCATCCTCAAGGTCACAGAGTCCTCAGTTGCATCCGAAGGATAATATCACCACCATCAGCAAAAATAATTCCGTCCCAGCACCATCTCCAAATCTGGCAAA gGATAGTGCATTTCAGATTATCTCTATTTGCAAAGGAACAAGCCTGGGTTTGAATATTGTAGGAGGAATTAACAGAAATGAAGGGCCCTTAGTATATATTCAAGAAATTATCCCTGGTGGTGATTGTCATAAG GATGGACGATTGAGACCTGGAGATCAACTTGTATCCATAAACAAAGAGTCAATGATTGGTGTTTCCTATGAAGAGGCAAAAACTATAATCAACAGAACAAAGATGAG ATTTGAAAGTTTTTGGGAAATAGCTTTTATTAGACAAAAGAATATTCCCAGTTATCCAGAGAATCTGCAACGTCCTTCCAGTCTCTTAACACCTTCTGTAGCAAATGGAGAGCAACAGGCTGCAGTACTTAGTTCTCTTGCGTCTCCTAATGGGAAGCTTGTTTCAACGTTCACTCCGAATGCT aTGGAAACTGGAGTCAAGACAGGACAGCAATCTCCGATTTCTTCTCTAGACAGCAGTCCTGCTGATGTGTCTGCCACTG TTATTGCCCTGAGCCAGAATGATGACTATGAGCTGCAAGGAAGGGAGTCTACTATTCAtctcaaagcagaaaagctggagagg CCCACAGATGAACAGCAGCAGGCCCTGAGGCAGCAACTTCAGAAAGATTCTAAAGGAACAGTGTCTTTTGGAG ATTTTGCTGAAGTTTCGAGGAATCTGCTCTCTATGCAGTTGAATGCGACAGATGATGGCCAAAAATCTGTGACATTTGGGGTCAATGAAATTGCCAGCTTACTGGATTCACAG TCTGTAACCTGTGATTCTTTGGAGGATGACATGGAAAGacttaagaaagaaagaaatgaagctttaaaagaaattagtaaattaaag GAAAAATTGTCTGAATCCGTGAATTTACAGAAACAGTTAACAGAGGAGCTACAAAGAGTCAAGCAA GAAGCCAAGGCAGCTGTAGAAGAGACGCGAGCCCTGCGAAGCAGGATTCACCTGGCAGAAGCGGCACAAAGGCAAGCTCGTGGGATGGAGATGGACTATGAAGAAGTAATTCGCCTATTAGAAGCTGAAATTGTAGAGCTGAAGGCTCAGCTCACTGATCATTCTGGCCAAAATAAA GATAACATCCAAGACTTGAGAAAGAGAGTTACAGTGCTTGACTGCCAGCTGCGGAAATCTGAGTCGGCCAGGAAGACCTTTGAGGTGGCTACTGAAAAATTGCTGCAATTCGTAGAG GTTGTGCATGAAATACTTTCAGATAACTCTACTTCTTCGGCAGTTTTAAG TGACAGAAGAACAGCACTGTCTACTAAAGCACTCCTTGCACGCCTGGGAAGGATTGGACCTACTGTCACAACAGCCCTTGCAGCAGAAGCCAGAGACCTTGCCAAGTCCGTCCGTGCCATTTTGGAAGTAGATT
- the STXBP4 gene encoding syntaxin-binding protein 4 isoform X4: MGPHGINRAVHRISFSDCQNGLGVKIIGGYRAQTAEDYGIFIKRILPGGVAAVDSRLLAGDLILDVNGENLIGVTNERAVDILRTASASNHMSLLVARDEEAKKQFHDLMDKYGSHSDTSSARSSPTQLLAAKSIDSPSSGSSSRSQSPQLHPKDNITTISKNNSVPAPSPNLAKDSAFQIISICKGTSLGLNIVGGINRNEGPLVYIQEIIPGGDCHKDGRLRPGDQLVSINKESMIGVSYEEAKTIINRTKMRFESFWEIAFIRQKNIPSYPENLQRPSSLLTPSVANGEQQAAVLSSLASPNGKLVSTFTPNAMETGVKTGQQSPISSLDSSPADVSATVIALSQNDDYELQGRESTIHLKAEKLERALNYLGIQPTDEQQQALRQQLQKDSKGTVSFGDFAEVSRNLLSMQLNATDDGQKSVTFGVNEIASLLDSQSVTCDSLEDDMERLKKERNEALKEISKLKEKLSESVNLQKQLTEELQRVKQEAKAAVEETRALRSRIHLAEAAQRQARGMEMDYEEVIRLLEAEIVELKAQLTDHSGQNKDNIQDLRKRVTVLDCQLRKSESARKTFEVATEKLLQFVEVVHEILSDNSTSSAVLSDRRTALSTKALLARLGRIGPTVTTALAAEARDLAKSVRAILEVDCLPYGWEEAYTADGIKYFINHVTQTTSWIHPVTSALSLLCSEDDDDGIRELPGSKS; the protein is encoded by the exons ATGGGCCCTCATGGAATCAATCGAGCTGTTCACcgcatttctttttctgattgtCAAAATGGATTAG gAGTTAAAATTATTGGAGGTTATCGGGCACAAACAGCAGAAGATTATGGGATTTTCATAAAGAGAATTCTACCCGGAGGGGTTGCTGCTGTAGATA GCCGTTTGCTCGCTGGTGACCTCATTTTGGATGTCAACGGAGAAAACCTAATTGGAGTAACTAATGAAAG GGCTGTTGACATCTTGCGAACAGCATCAGCTTCTAATCACATGTCTCTGCTTGTTGCCAGAGATGAAGAAGCaaa GAAACAATTTCATGACCTGATGGATAAGTATGGCTCTCACAGCGACACCAGCTCTGCAAGAAGTTCTCCAACACAACTATTAGCTG CAAAATCTATAGACAGCCCTTCTTCTGGGTCATCCTCAAGGTCACAGAGTCCTCAGTTGCATCCGAAGGATAATATCACCACCATCAGCAAAAATAATTCCGTCCCAGCACCATCTCCAAATCTGGCAAA gGATAGTGCATTTCAGATTATCTCTATTTGCAAAGGAACAAGCCTGGGTTTGAATATTGTAGGAGGAATTAACAGAAATGAAGGGCCCTTAGTATATATTCAAGAAATTATCCCTGGTGGTGATTGTCATAAG GATGGACGATTGAGACCTGGAGATCAACTTGTATCCATAAACAAAGAGTCAATGATTGGTGTTTCCTATGAAGAGGCAAAAACTATAATCAACAGAACAAAGATGAG ATTTGAAAGTTTTTGGGAAATAGCTTTTATTAGACAAAAGAATATTCCCAGTTATCCAGAGAATCTGCAACGTCCTTCCAGTCTCTTAACACCTTCTGTAGCAAATGGAGAGCAACAGGCTGCAGTACTTAGTTCTCTTGCGTCTCCTAATGGGAAGCTTGTTTCAACGTTCACTCCGAATGCT aTGGAAACTGGAGTCAAGACAGGACAGCAATCTCCGATTTCTTCTCTAGACAGCAGTCCTGCTGATGTGTCTGCCACTG TTATTGCCCTGAGCCAGAATGATGACTATGAGCTGCAAGGAAGGGAGTCTACTATTCAtctcaaagcagaaaagctggagagg GCATTGAATTATCTTGGGATTCAGCCCACAGATGAACAGCAGCAGGCCCTGAGGCAGCAACTTCAGAAAGATTCTAAAGGAACAGTGTCTTTTGGAG ATTTTGCTGAAGTTTCGAGGAATCTGCTCTCTATGCAGTTGAATGCGACAGATGATGGCCAAAAATCTGTGACATTTGGGGTCAATGAAATTGCCAGCTTACTGGATTCACAG TCTGTAACCTGTGATTCTTTGGAGGATGACATGGAAAGacttaagaaagaaagaaatgaagctttaaaagaaattagtaaattaaag GAAAAATTGTCTGAATCCGTGAATTTACAGAAACAGTTAACAGAGGAGCTACAAAGAGTCAAGCAA GAAGCCAAGGCAGCTGTAGAAGAGACGCGAGCCCTGCGAAGCAGGATTCACCTGGCAGAAGCGGCACAAAGGCAAGCTCGTGGGATGGAGATGGACTATGAAGAAGTAATTCGCCTATTAGAAGCTGAAATTGTAGAGCTGAAGGCTCAGCTCACTGATCATTCTGGCCAAAATAAA GATAACATCCAAGACTTGAGAAAGAGAGTTACAGTGCTTGACTGCCAGCTGCGGAAATCTGAGTCGGCCAGGAAGACCTTTGAGGTGGCTACTGAAAAATTGCTGCAATTCGTAGAG GTTGTGCATGAAATACTTTCAGATAACTCTACTTCTTCGGCAGTTTTAAG TGACAGAAGAACAGCACTGTCTACTAAAGCACTCCTTGCACGCCTGGGAAGGATTGGACCTACTGTCACAACAGCCCTTGCAGCAGAAGCCAGAGACCTTGCCAAGTCCGTCCGTGCCATTTTGGAAGTAGATT